In a single window of the Atlantibacter hermannii genome:
- the himD gene encoding integration host factor → MTKSELIERLATQQSHIPAKAVEDAVKEMLEHMASTLAQGERIEIRGFGSFSLHYRAPRTGRNPKTGDKVDLEGKYVPHFKPGKELRDRANIYG, encoded by the coding sequence ATGACCAAGTCAGAATTGATTGAAAGACTTGCAACCCAGCAATCTCACATCCCTGCGAAAGCCGTAGAAGATGCGGTAAAAGAGATGTTGGAGCATATGGCCTCTACTCTCGCACAGGGCGAGCGTATTGAAATCCGGGGTTTCGGCAGTTTTTCCTTACACTATCGCGCTCCGCGCACTGGCCGTAACCCGAAAACGGGCGATAAAGTGGATCTGGAAGGTAAATACGTTCCGCACTTTAAGCCGGGTAAAGAGTTACGTGACCGCGCCAATATTTACGGTTAA
- a CDS encoding putative competence-related protein, which translates to MPLPILCYCVIAGTLPLLWLPQLPSFGMLAAIVACGLLILMMPGRCARVIAFTLLLFCWASLAAWQSLGPLALVAHQQDVEATILQTDGATRHLVRISRINGQWQFPAIAVELPGSYLAEKVCAGQRWRIVARLRPVHGQLNEGGYDKQRSALSQRRILTGRVISSQIIDARCSWRANFMSSMSETMVNLPWRQVIMALGFGERMAVSDDVKTVMRDTGTAHLMAISGLHIGLAGLMGWGIARLMQLALPARLIHFAFPLLVGLAAGGVYTGLSGANPPAVRTFIAMLIWALLKLSGRTGQPAQVWLCCIAGILFIDPLTVLSESFWLSVMAVGALLFWFRWVPFRPPGLLRFIKPALGLLHLQVGMGLLLLPLQVLIFQGISMTSVIANLFAVPVVTLITVPLILLAMVANRLDAHMIEQFLTYLADRALAGVFSGLQALPPGWLDIDRRFLWLALCPWLLIVLWRLRFQWCTPLLPVIAGLLMCEPLFRPVQEKDWSMHMLDIGHGLAMVIERNGHAMLYDTGNAWPGSDSARQTIIPWLRWHNLTPDGIILSHEHLDHRGGLKSLMKQWPALPVISPLGWAGHRPCVRGEKWQWQGLMFTVHWPLRLSGETGNNASCVVKVSDGQQSMLLTGDIEETAERLMVKHHWRELRASVIQVPHHGSRTSSSAVLLGAAHGNTALASVARYNAWRLPSKTVIARYQQNGYQWEDTAHSGQITVNFSTKGNVITRFREQLSPRWYHQWFGVHKDNG; encoded by the coding sequence ATGCCGTTGCCCATTCTTTGTTACTGCGTAATAGCCGGTACGCTTCCGCTGCTCTGGTTACCTCAATTACCTTCATTCGGCATGCTCGCCGCGATCGTCGCTTGCGGATTGCTGATACTGATGATGCCTGGGAGGTGCGCGCGGGTAATTGCGTTTACCTTGCTGTTATTTTGCTGGGCCTCGCTGGCTGCATGGCAATCTCTTGGGCCGCTGGCGCTAGTTGCACATCAACAGGATGTGGAAGCGACCATTCTGCAAACAGACGGCGCAACGCGTCATCTGGTGCGCATTTCTCGTATCAACGGCCAATGGCAGTTTCCCGCTATCGCTGTTGAGTTACCCGGCAGCTATCTCGCAGAAAAGGTATGCGCAGGGCAGCGCTGGCGCATAGTCGCACGACTAAGGCCGGTTCACGGGCAACTTAATGAAGGAGGCTATGATAAACAACGCTCTGCACTCTCTCAGCGGCGCATTCTGACCGGGCGGGTCATTTCATCGCAGATTATTGATGCGCGTTGCAGCTGGCGGGCAAATTTTATGTCCTCCATGAGCGAGACCATGGTCAACCTTCCGTGGCGACAGGTGATTATGGCGCTGGGCTTTGGCGAGCGGATGGCGGTTAGTGATGACGTTAAAACAGTAATGCGTGATACCGGAACAGCCCATTTAATGGCGATTTCGGGGCTGCATATCGGCCTGGCTGGACTGATGGGGTGGGGCATAGCGCGACTGATGCAACTTGCCTTACCGGCAAGGCTGATTCATTTTGCGTTTCCCTTGCTGGTCGGCCTGGCGGCTGGCGGCGTGTATACCGGATTAAGTGGCGCGAATCCTCCGGCGGTTCGAACATTTATCGCCATGCTCATTTGGGCCCTGCTTAAACTCAGCGGGCGCACCGGGCAGCCAGCTCAGGTATGGCTGTGTTGTATCGCCGGGATATTATTTATCGATCCGCTGACCGTCTTATCAGAGAGTTTTTGGCTGTCAGTTATGGCCGTGGGTGCGCTGTTATTTTGGTTTCGCTGGGTACCTTTCAGGCCGCCTGGTTTATTGCGGTTTATTAAACCGGCGCTGGGGTTACTGCATCTTCAGGTGGGTATGGGCCTCTTGCTGCTGCCGTTACAGGTGCTGATATTCCAAGGCATCAGTATGACATCTGTCATCGCTAATCTCTTCGCAGTCCCCGTCGTGACGTTGATTACGGTGCCGCTTATTTTACTGGCGATGGTAGCGAACCGGCTGGATGCTCACATGATTGAGCAGTTTTTAACGTACCTGGCCGACCGCGCTTTAGCTGGCGTATTTTCAGGGCTACAGGCGCTACCGCCGGGCTGGCTCGATATCGATCGGCGCTTCCTCTGGCTGGCGCTCTGCCCGTGGTTGCTTATTGTCCTCTGGCGGCTACGCTTTCAATGGTGCACGCCATTATTGCCGGTTATCGCAGGACTGTTGATGTGTGAGCCTTTATTTCGTCCGGTCCAGGAAAAAGACTGGTCAATGCATATGCTGGATATCGGTCATGGGCTGGCGATGGTCATTGAGCGAAACGGGCACGCCATGCTTTATGACACTGGAAATGCATGGCCAGGAAGCGACAGCGCTCGTCAAACCATTATTCCCTGGCTGCGCTGGCACAACCTGACACCTGACGGCATCATTTTAAGTCACGAGCATCTCGATCATCGCGGCGGCCTGAAGAGTTTGATGAAACAGTGGCCAGCGTTGCCGGTCATTAGCCCCCTTGGCTGGGCAGGCCATCGTCCCTGCGTGCGCGGTGAGAAATGGCAATGGCAAGGTCTGATGTTTACGGTGCACTGGCCGTTAAGGCTATCCGGAGAGACCGGCAATAACGCCTCGTGCGTCGTGAAAGTGAGCGACGGTCAACAGAGTATGTTGTTGACGGGGGATATTGAAGAGACCGCCGAGCGGTTAATGGTGAAACATCACTGGCGTGAGTTGCGCGCATCGGTGATACAGGTGCCGCATCACGGAAGCAGAACATCTTCCAGCGCGGTTTTGCTTGGCGCAGCCCACGGGAATACCGCTTTGGCTTCGGTAGCACGCTATAACGCATGGCGTTTACCCTCGAAAACGGTAATCGCACGCTACCAGCAAAACGGGTACCAGTGGGAAGATACTGCCCATTCGGGGCAAATCACGGTGAATTTTTCGACTAAAGGCAACGTTATCACACGCTTTCGCGAGCAACTTTCGCCTCGCTGGTATCATCAGTGGTTTGGCGTACATAAGGATAACGGGTAG
- the serC gene encoding phosphoserine aminotransferase: MTQVYNFSSGPAMLPADVLLLAQQELRDWQGLGTSVMEVSHRGKPFIAAAEEAEKDFRDLLQIPSNYKVLFCHGGGRGQFAAIPLNLLGDKTTADYVDGGYWAASAVKEAHKYLTPNVIDAKITVDGKRAIKPMSEWQLSDNAAYLHYCPNETIDGIAINETPDFGDAIVTADFSSTILSHPIDIARYGVIYAGAQKNIGPAGLTIVIVREDLLGKAHSVCPSIIDYTVLSENDSMFNTPPTFAWYLSGLVFKWLKQKGGVEAMDRINQQKAELLYGVIDNSDFYRNDVASANRSRMNVPFQLADSNLDALFLDESFKAGLHALKGHRVVGGMRASIYNAMPLEGVIALTDFMKDFERRHG; the protein is encoded by the coding sequence ATGACTCAGGTCTACAATTTTAGTTCTGGCCCGGCGATGTTACCGGCAGATGTATTGCTTTTAGCGCAGCAGGAATTACGTGACTGGCAGGGACTCGGAACGTCGGTAATGGAAGTCAGCCATCGCGGTAAACCGTTTATTGCGGCTGCGGAAGAGGCTGAAAAAGATTTTCGCGATCTGCTACAAATCCCCTCAAACTATAAAGTATTGTTCTGCCATGGCGGCGGGCGCGGCCAGTTCGCTGCCATTCCACTTAACCTGCTGGGCGACAAGACCACGGCGGATTATGTGGATGGCGGTTACTGGGCGGCCAGCGCGGTTAAAGAGGCGCATAAATACCTGACGCCTAACGTTATCGATGCCAAAATCACCGTTGACGGCAAACGTGCCATCAAGCCTATGAGCGAATGGCAGCTTTCTGACAATGCCGCGTATTTGCACTACTGCCCGAACGAAACCATCGATGGGATCGCCATTAACGAAACCCCGGACTTCGGCGATGCTATCGTCACTGCCGATTTCTCTTCGACCATTCTTTCCCATCCGATTGATATTGCGCGTTACGGTGTGATTTACGCGGGTGCGCAGAAAAATATCGGTCCGGCCGGTTTAACGATTGTTATTGTCCGTGAGGATCTGCTGGGCAAAGCGCATTCCGTATGCCCGTCGATTATTGATTACACCGTGCTCAGTGAAAACGACTCCATGTTTAACACGCCGCCGACCTTTGCCTGGTATCTCTCAGGCCTGGTGTTCAAATGGCTGAAGCAGAAGGGCGGTGTGGAAGCGATGGATCGTATTAATCAACAAAAAGCAGAACTGCTGTATGGCGTTATCGATAACAGCGATTTCTATCGTAACGATGTGGCAAGCGCGAACCGCTCGCGCATGAATGTGCCGTTCCAGTTGGCCGACAGCAACCTCGACGCGCTTTTCCTTGATGAGTCGTTTAAGGCGGGTCTTCACGCACTGAAAGGGCACCGCGTTGTTGGCGGCATGCGTGCCTCTATCTATAACGCCATGCCGCTGGAAGGCGTTATAGCGTTGACTGATTTTATGAAAGATTTTGAGCGTCGCCACGGTTAA
- the rpsA gene encoding 30S ribosomal protein S1 has translation MTESFAQLFEESLKEIETRPGSIVRGVVVAIDKDVVLVDAGLKSESAIPAEQFKNAQGEIEIQVGDEVDVALDAVEDGFGETLLSREKAKRHEAWLMLEKAYEEAATVTGVINGKVKGGFTVELNGIRAFLPGSLVDVRPVRDTLHLEGKELEFKVIKLDQKRNNVVVSRRAVIESENSAERDQLLENLQEGMEVKGIVKNLTDYGAFVDLGGVDGLLHITDMAWKRVKHPSEIVNVGDEITVKVLKFDRERTRVSLGLKQLGEDPWVAIAKRYPEGTRLTGRVTNLTDYGCFVEIEEGVEGLVHVSEMDWTNKNIHPSKVVNVGDVVEVMVLDIDEERRRISLGLKQCKSNPWQLFAETHNKGDRVEGKIKSITDFGIFIGLDGGIDGLVHLSDISWNVAGEEAVREYKKGDEIAAVVLQVDAERERISLGVKQLAEDPFNNYVALNKKGTIVTGKVTAVDAKGATVELADGVEGYLRASEASRDRVEDATLVLSVGDDVEAKFTGVDRKNRVVSLSVRAKDEADEKDAIATVNNKQEDGNFSNAMAEAFKAAKGE, from the coding sequence ATGACTGAATCTTTTGCTCAACTCTTTGAAGAATCCCTGAAAGAAATCGAAACCCGCCCGGGTTCTATCGTTCGTGGTGTTGTTGTTGCTATCGACAAAGACGTCGTACTGGTTGACGCCGGTCTGAAGTCTGAGTCTGCCATTCCGGCTGAGCAGTTCAAAAACGCCCAGGGCGAAATTGAAATCCAGGTTGGTGACGAAGTTGACGTTGCTCTGGATGCAGTAGAAGACGGTTTCGGTGAAACCCTGCTGTCTCGTGAGAAAGCGAAGCGTCACGAAGCATGGCTGATGCTGGAAAAAGCTTACGAAGAAGCTGCGACCGTTACTGGTGTTATCAATGGCAAAGTCAAGGGCGGCTTCACTGTTGAGCTGAACGGTATTCGTGCGTTCCTGCCAGGTTCTCTGGTAGACGTGCGTCCGGTTCGCGACACGCTGCACCTCGAAGGCAAAGAGCTTGAATTCAAAGTAATCAAGCTGGACCAGAAACGTAACAACGTGGTTGTTTCTCGTCGTGCCGTTATCGAGTCTGAAAACAGCGCAGAGCGCGATCAGCTGCTGGAAAACCTGCAGGAAGGCATGGAAGTTAAAGGTATCGTTAAGAACCTCACTGACTACGGTGCATTCGTTGATCTGGGCGGCGTAGACGGCCTGCTGCACATCACTGATATGGCATGGAAACGCGTTAAGCATCCGAGCGAAATCGTGAACGTTGGCGACGAAATCACTGTTAAAGTGCTGAAGTTCGACCGCGAGCGTACCCGTGTTTCCCTGGGCCTGAAACAGCTGGGCGAAGATCCGTGGGTGGCTATTGCTAAACGTTACCCGGAAGGCACTCGTCTGACTGGCCGCGTGACCAACCTGACCGACTACGGCTGCTTCGTTGAAATCGAAGAAGGCGTTGAAGGCCTGGTGCACGTTTCCGAAATGGACTGGACCAACAAAAACATCCACCCGTCCAAAGTTGTTAACGTTGGCGACGTAGTGGAAGTGATGGTTCTGGATATCGACGAAGAACGTCGTCGTATCTCCCTGGGCCTGAAACAGTGCAAATCCAACCCGTGGCAGCTGTTTGCTGAGACCCACAACAAAGGCGATCGCGTTGAAGGTAAAATCAAGTCTATCACTGACTTCGGTATCTTCATCGGCCTGGACGGCGGCATCGACGGCCTGGTTCACCTGTCTGACATCTCCTGGAACGTTGCAGGCGAAGAAGCAGTTCGTGAATACAAAAAAGGCGACGAAATTGCAGCGGTTGTTCTGCAGGTTGACGCAGAGCGTGAGCGTATCTCCCTGGGCGTTAAACAGCTCGCAGAAGATCCGTTCAACAACTACGTTGCGCTGAACAAGAAAGGCACTATCGTTACTGGTAAAGTAACGGCAGTTGACGCGAAAGGTGCTACAGTTGAATTAGCAGATGGCGTTGAAGGCTACCTGCGCGCTTCTGAAGCTTCCCGTGACCGCGTTGAAGACGCTACTCTGGTTCTGAGCGTTGGCGACGATGTTGAAGCGAAATTCACCGGCGTTGATCGTAAAAACCGTGTTGTAAGCCTGTCTGTTCGTGCGAAAGACGAAGCTGACGAGAAAGATGCAATCGCAACTGTTAACAACAAACAGGAAGACGGCAACTTCTCCAACGCAATGGCTGAAGCATTCAAAGCAGCTAAAGGCGAGTAA
- the aroA gene encoding 3-phosphoshikimate 1-carboxyvinyltransferase, with translation MQESLTLQPIAHVEGTINLPGSKSVSNRALLLAALAHGKTVLTNLLDSDDVRHMLNALKALGVHVVLSDDRRRCEVTGLGGPFQTTGELELFLGNAGTAMRPLAAALCLGHHDIVLTGEPRMKERPIGHLVDALRQGGAQIDYLEQENYPPLRLRGGFTGGNVEVDGSVSSQFLTALLMAAPLAAQDTVITIKGDLVSKPYIDITLHLMKAFGVNVENGDYQRFVIRGGQRYQTPGEYLVEGDASSASYFLAAAAIKGGTIKVTGIGRNSVQGDIRFADVLEKMGAQITWGDDYIACTRGDLNAIDMDMNHIPDAAMTIATTALFAKGTTTLRNIYNWRVKETDRLAAMATELRKVGATVEEGHDFITITPPGQLRFADIGTYNDHRMAMCFSLVALSDTPVTILDPKCTAKTFPDYFQQLARLSQLA, from the coding sequence ATGCAGGAATCCCTGACTTTACAGCCCATCGCGCACGTTGAGGGCACCATCAATCTCCCCGGCTCAAAGAGCGTCTCCAACCGCGCGTTGTTGCTGGCTGCGTTAGCGCACGGCAAAACGGTGCTCACCAACTTGCTGGACAGCGATGACGTCCGCCATATGCTGAATGCCCTGAAAGCGCTGGGCGTGCACGTCGTGCTGTCCGACGATCGCCGTCGCTGTGAAGTGACCGGTTTGGGCGGCCCATTCCAGACTACCGGCGAGCTGGAGTTGTTTTTAGGGAATGCCGGCACCGCGATGCGTCCGCTGGCGGCGGCGCTTTGTCTTGGTCATCACGATATTGTGCTCACCGGCGAACCGCGTATGAAAGAGCGCCCCATCGGCCATCTGGTGGATGCGTTGCGCCAGGGCGGCGCACAGATTGATTATCTGGAGCAGGAAAATTATCCTCCGCTGCGCCTGCGGGGCGGGTTTACCGGCGGGAATGTTGAGGTTGACGGTAGCGTCTCCAGCCAGTTTTTAACCGCCTTGTTGATGGCCGCGCCGCTGGCCGCGCAGGACACCGTTATCACGATTAAAGGCGATCTGGTGTCTAAGCCGTACATTGATATCACGCTGCATTTAATGAAAGCCTTTGGGGTGAATGTCGAAAACGGCGACTACCAGCGTTTTGTAATCCGCGGCGGGCAACGCTATCAAACGCCCGGTGAGTATCTGGTGGAAGGCGACGCCTCTTCTGCTTCTTATTTTCTCGCAGCTGCGGCAATCAAAGGCGGCACGATTAAAGTGACCGGCATTGGCCGCAACAGCGTCCAGGGCGATATCCGCTTTGCAGACGTACTGGAAAAAATGGGCGCGCAGATAACCTGGGGCGACGATTACATCGCCTGCACCCGTGGCGACCTCAATGCTATTGATATGGATATGAACCATATCCCCGATGCCGCCATGACTATCGCGACTACGGCGCTGTTCGCGAAAGGCACCACTACTTTACGTAATATCTACAACTGGCGAGTCAAAGAGACCGACCGCCTTGCCGCCATGGCGACAGAGTTGCGTAAAGTCGGCGCAACGGTGGAAGAGGGGCATGATTTTATTACCATTACACCGCCCGGGCAGCTGCGCTTCGCCGATATCGGCACTTATAACGATCACCGTATGGCGATGTGTTTTTCGCTGGTCGCGCTGTCGGATACGCCCGTGACGATCCTCGATCCCAAATGCACCGCAAAAACATTTCCGGACTACTTTCAACAACTGGCCCGTTTAAGCCAGCTTGCCTGA
- the cmk gene encoding cytidylate kinase produces MTATAPVITVDGPSGAGKGTLCKALAETLQWHLLDSGAIYRVLALAALHHHVDVASEEALVPLAAHLDVRFVATKDELEVILEGEDVSGEIRTQEVANAASQVAAFPRVREALLRRQRAFREAPGLIADGRDMGTVVFPDAPVKIFLDASSEERAQRRMLQLQEKGFSVNFERLLAEIKERDDRDRNRSVAPLVPAADALVLDSTSLSIEQVIEKALQYARQKLALAD; encoded by the coding sequence ATGACGGCAACAGCCCCGGTGATTACCGTTGATGGGCCGAGTGGTGCGGGCAAAGGCACGCTATGTAAAGCCCTGGCTGAAACATTGCAGTGGCATTTGCTGGATTCTGGCGCCATCTATCGCGTACTGGCGTTAGCGGCGTTGCATCACCATGTTGATGTCGCCTCCGAAGAAGCGCTTGTGCCTTTGGCCGCGCACCTTGATGTGCGTTTTGTGGCCACGAAAGACGAACTCGAAGTGATCCTGGAAGGGGAAGATGTGAGCGGCGAAATCCGCACGCAGGAGGTCGCTAACGCGGCTTCGCAAGTCGCTGCATTTCCACGCGTGCGCGAAGCTTTGTTGCGCCGTCAGCGCGCATTTCGCGAAGCGCCGGGTCTGATTGCCGACGGACGCGATATGGGTACCGTGGTATTTCCTGACGCGCCAGTGAAAATTTTCCTTGACGCTTCCTCTGAAGAGCGTGCCCAGCGCCGTATGCTACAGTTGCAGGAAAAAGGCTTTAGTGTTAACTTTGAACGCCTTTTGGCCGAGATCAAAGAACGTGACGATCGCGATCGAAACCGTTCTGTAGCGCCGCTTGTTCCCGCTGCCGATGCTTTAGTTCTGGATTCCACGAGTTTAAGCATTGAGCAAGTGATTGAAAAAGCGCTACAATATGCGCGCCAAAAACTGGCTCTCGCTGATTAA